One stretch of Candidatus Saccharimonadales bacterium DNA includes these proteins:
- a CDS encoding WhiB family transcriptional regulator yields MDWRHKAVCLNEDPELFFPISNTGRAILQIEEAKQVCRRCDVLEQCLAWALASDQDHGVWGGQSEDERRVLKRRNARARIRTATA; encoded by the coding sequence ATGGATTGGCGTCACAAAGCCGTTTGCCTCAATGAGGATCCGGAACTGTTCTTCCCCATCAGCAACACCGGCCGCGCGATCCTCCAGATCGAAGAAGCCAAGCAGGTGTGCCGCCGTTGTGACGTGCTTGAGCAGTGCCTCGCGTGGGCTCTCGCGTCCGACCAAGACCACGGTGTCTGGGGCGGTCAGTCCGAGGACGAGCGTCGTGTGCTGAAGCGCCGCAACGCCCGTGCCAGGATCCGCACTGCCACTGCCTGA